The following proteins come from a genomic window of Trifolium pratense cultivar HEN17-A07 linkage group LG4, ARS_RC_1.1, whole genome shotgun sequence:
- the LOC123881593 gene encoding origin of replication complex subunit 6-like: MSERAYIRSYNSLHNGIGVKLKLDVRELAIQFGCVRIIPYVRDGLKLKGNWVMEIPFSVIGRLWCLNYQNTKLFKLELGGAIR, from the exons ATGTCTGAAAGAGCTTATATTAGATCCTATAATTCACTTCACAATGGCATCGGAgtcaa GTTGAAGCTAGATGTGAGAGAATTGGCGATTCAATTCGGTTGTGTTCGGATTATACCTTATGTTCGTGACGGTCTTAAGCT AAAGGGCAACTGGGTCATGGAGATACCATTCAGCGTGATAGGCCGACTGTGGTGTCTGAACTATCAAA ATACAAAATTGTTCAAGCTGGAGCTGGGAGGAGCCATACGGTAG
- the LOC123922786 gene encoding protein FAR1-RELATED SEQUENCE 5-like has protein sequence METYDESVDADSIHSSERDSWDDELDDDGSYSVSSADKSSTDGNNDADEVGGDIKVRFDTVTAEEIRCMEFATVSEAYDFYYRYGKYNGFAVRKSDSRVTGSGDNKVIKMKQFVCNKHGVREKRHLVRTDRKLEHRRLTRTQCGARLRVNYKAEKDRYVVTAFEETHNHELTPARFVHLHPVYRKISETDKAQVDGLQKRGIRTCHIMGYMVAQKGGYAGVGFTKKDLYNYFDKKMRAVIKDGDVAASLNYLNMKSSTDPMLYAEYAIDNINGRMNTLFWADGISRTDYFCFGDVLAFDTTYSKNKYNYPLVIFSGCNHHSQTVIFGAALVSNETTETYKWVLRCFLECMEGKQPKAVVTDGDGAMREAIKQIFPDANHRLCAWHLNKNAGENVKNGNNFLDGFSKAMYSNFTIDEFEEYWSHMIKENGVQGHPWVVKTYENRSLWATAYLRDNFFGRIRTTSQCEAVNAIIKSYVRKKGCIFEFMNNFDQALRDYRNNELVADFKSSSTDPVLSTQLPVIESHAGKIYTAAVFKEVRHEILKAGELIVRDKSEVGGTKIYILTRFCKDDYERSVFYDGSTFKCSCKRFESRGIPCSHIFYVMKEEHVDRIPDNLVLSRWTKDAKIQYLNISNCNDNVDSNTIAEARFGSYCTVLTDFCREASKKDGVYAQIMEDLMQLKIKYCSNDDAAVGTQKSAVGDLVMGTQQTSEQAPEPNVDMYSISISDSVSQIAEKKKRKASCNGQKSVQNKSLYDPTRYRGANVMTTTQVEVPTTSISMNQQMFPMQSMMPMIHPMMQQMHMQPMYPIYGMQSGMQTGLLQQVIRSSKNN, from the exons ATGGAAACCTATGATGAGTCTGTTGATGCTGATTCCATTCATTCATCTGAACGTGATTCATGGGACGATGAGTTGGACGATGATGGTAGTTATTCGGTATCTAGTGCGGATAAAAGTTCAACGGATGGCAACAATGATGCAGATGAAGTTGGAGGTGATATTAAGGTAAGGTTTGATACCGTAACTGCTGAAGAAATTCGTTGTATGGAATTTGCTACTGTGAGTGAAGCTTATGACTTTTATTACCGTTATGGTAAATATAATGGTTTTGCTGTTAGGAAAAGTGATAGTAGGGTAACAGGGAGTGGAGataataaagtaataaaaatgaAGCAGTTTGTATGCAACAAACACGGTGTAAGAGAGAAGAGACACTTAGTTAGGACAGATAGGAAATTAGAACATAGACGTTTGACTCGTACTCAGTGTGGAGCTAGGCTTCGTGTGAATTACAAAGCTGAAAAGGATAGATATGTTGTTACAGCTTTTGAAGAGACTCATAACCATGAATTAACCCCAGCTAGGTTTGTGCACTTACACCCCGTATATCGTAAAATTTCTGAGACAGATAAGGCTCAGGTGGATGGTCTTCAGAAACGTGGTATTAGAACATGCCATATAATGGGGTACATGGTTGCACAAAAGGGTGGATATGCAGGTGTTGGTTTTACAAAGAAAGATTTGTACaactattttgataaaaaaatgcgtGCTGTTATTAAAGATGGTGATGTTGCCGCatctttaaactatctaaaTATGAAGTCGTCTACTGATCCCATGCTTTATGCTGAGTATGCAATAGACAATATTAATGGAAGAATGAATACTCTTTTTTGGGCTGATGGGATTAGTAGGACCgactatttttgttttggtgatGTGCTTGCATTTGACACGACTTACAGCAAGAACAAATACAACTATCCGTTGGTTATATTTTCAGGGTGTAACCATCACTCTCAAACAGTAATTTTTGGTGCTGCATTGGTGTCAAATGAAACGACAGAGACGTATAAGTGGGTGTTGAGGTGTTTCCTAGAATGCATGGAAGGTAAACAACCAAAAGCGGTGGTAACAGATGGAGATGGGGCAATGAGGGAGGCCATAAAACAGATATTTCCCGATGCTAACCATAGGTTATGCGCTTGGCATTTGAATAAGAATGCAGGTGAGAATGTGAAGAACGGGAATAATTTTTTGGACGGTTTTTCAAAGGCCATGTACTCAAATTTTACTATAGATGAATTTGAAGAGTATTGGTCACATATGATTAAAGAAAATGGAGTGCAAGGACATCCATGGGTAGTCAAAACGTACGAGAATAGGTCATTGTGGGCAACTGCATATCTACGTGATAACTTTTTCGGACGGATAAGAACTACGTCGCAATGTGAAGCTGTTAATGCAATTATTAAGAGTTATGTAAGGAAGAAAGGATgcatttttgaatttatgaataACTTTGATCAGGCTCTGAGAGATTACAGAAATAACGAATTGGTTGCTGATTTTAAATCATCGTCTACAGATCCTGTATTGTCGACGCAGCTGCCTGTGATTGAGAGTCATGCCGGTAAAATATATACAGCGGCGGTTTTCAAAGAAGTTAGACATGAAATTTTGAAGGCCGGTGAATTGATAGTTAGGGATAAAAGTGAAGTGGGGGGTACTAAGATTTATATATTGACaagattttgtaaggatgattATGAAAGAAGTGTTTTTTATGATGGTTCTACATTTAAGTGTTCGTGTAAGAGGTTTGAGTCCCGCGGCATCCCGTGttcacatattttttatgtaatgAAGGAAGAACACGTTGATCGTATTCCAGACAATTTGGTTTTGTCGCGATGGACCAAGGATGCAAAAATTCAGTATTTGAACATCAGCAATTGTAATGATAATGTTGATTCGAATACGATTGCGGAAGCTCGTTTTGGTTCATATTGTACGGTTTTAACAGATTTTTGCAGAGAAGCTTCAAAAAAGGATGGTGTTTACGCGCAAATAATGGAAGACCTTATGCAGCTGAAAATAAAGTACTGCAGTAATGATGATGCAGCAGTTGGTACACAAAAGTCAGCAGTAGGTGATCTAGTTATG GGTACACAACAAACGTCAGAACAAGCTCCAGAACCAAATGTTGACATGTACTCGATATCGATTTCAGATTCTGTAAGCCAAATTGCTGAg aaaaagaaaaggaaagcaaGTTGCAATGGTCAAAAAAGTGTGCAAAACAAATCTCTGTATGATCCGACAAGATACCGCGGCGCTAATGTGATGACAACTACACAAGTGGAAGTTCCAACCACAAGCATAAGTATGAATCAACAAATGTTTCCAATGCAGTCTATGATGCCTATGATACATCCGATGATGCAGCAAATGCACATGCAACCCATGTACCCAATATATGGAATGCAATCTGGAATGCAAACTGGTTTGCTACAGCAAGTTATAAGATCTTCTAAGAATAATTGA